From the genome of Bacteroides sp. MSB163, one region includes:
- a CDS encoding family 6 glucosyltransferase, whose translation MRIGILYICTGKYDIFWKNFYLSAELYFMQNPDVIREYYVFTDSPSLFGEKENQHIHRIEQENLGWPDNTLKRFHIFLRIKERLLQETDYLFFCNANLLFKQLVNDEILPPNDSNGLVGTLHPGFYNVPNIDFTYERNPQSTAYIAIGSGKHYYAGGFSGGRTEAYIQLCETIKSQVDIDESNNLVAIWHDESHINRYFLDYPPMTLSPAYLYPEGWALPFEEKIMIRDKSKKEYGGHKYLRKKSPWISRLFKKS comes from the coding sequence ATGAGAATTGGCATATTATACATCTGTACAGGCAAATATGATATATTTTGGAAAAACTTCTATCTTAGTGCAGAACTTTACTTCATGCAAAATCCTGATGTGATACGTGAATATTATGTATTTACAGATAGCCCGTCATTATTCGGAGAAAAGGAAAATCAACATATACATAGAATAGAACAGGAAAACCTGGGATGGCCTGATAATACATTGAAACGGTTTCACATATTTCTCCGCATTAAAGAAAGATTATTGCAAGAAACTGATTATTTATTCTTTTGCAATGCTAATCTGCTGTTCAAACAGCTGGTAAACGATGAAATTTTACCTCCCAATGATAGCAATGGACTTGTTGGCACATTACATCCAGGCTTTTATAATGTTCCAAATATAGATTTCACTTACGAACGGAACCCACAATCTACCGCTTACATTGCCATAGGAAGTGGCAAGCACTATTATGCGGGAGGATTCTCTGGAGGTCGCACAGAAGCCTACATACAACTCTGTGAAACAATAAAATCACAAGTTGATATAGATGAATCTAATAATCTCGTAGCAATATGGCACGATGAATCCCATATCAATCGATATTTTCTGGATTATCCTCCAATGACATTATCACCTGCCTATTTATATCCTGAAGGTTGGGCTTTACCTTTTGAAGAAAAAATAATGATACGGGACAAAAGTAAAAAAGAGTATGGAGGTCACAAGTATTTACGCAAAAAGAGTCCATGGATAAGCCGATTATTCAAAAAGTCATAA
- a CDS encoding glycosyltransferase, producing the protein MISIIICNRATEVDKNLLINIKEHIGDVVYEVISIDNSKNRYDIFQAYNIGVRKAQYPIICFMHDDILFHSYNWGINVINHFKDDQLGMLGVGGPRFLSSIPSIWWASNAHNKYSPSACQYSIDTERNTRVSIHQKIQPIDKNRIEVVVLDGLFFCIRKSLFKTISFDEITYHGFHFYDLDISMQVRSAGFKIGVIYDVLLEHISAGQLNSEWLRSARLFYRKWKEQLPIFTYELTAKERRCLEYSNLKVMSGILSSNHISMISYFTCKEILYLLKWCPKGFIKVVKSWATS; encoded by the coding sequence ATGATATCGATAATAATTTGTAATAGGGCAACAGAGGTAGATAAGAATCTATTAATAAATATTAAAGAACATATTGGGGATGTTGTTTATGAAGTCATAAGTATTGATAATAGTAAGAATAGATATGATATATTTCAAGCATATAATATTGGAGTGCGGAAAGCGCAATACCCAATCATTTGTTTTATGCATGATGATATATTGTTTCATTCTTATAACTGGGGGATAAATGTTATAAATCATTTTAAGGATGATCAGCTTGGAATGTTAGGAGTAGGAGGTCCTCGTTTCTTAAGCAGTATTCCTTCTATATGGTGGGCTTCGAATGCACATAATAAATATTCTCCGTCTGCATGCCAATATAGCATAGATACTGAACGGAATACAAGAGTTTCAATACATCAGAAGATTCAACCGATTGATAAAAATCGAATTGAGGTAGTTGTTTTAGATGGTTTATTCTTTTGCATAAGAAAGTCATTGTTTAAAACTATCTCTTTCGATGAGATAACATATCATGGCTTTCATTTTTATGATTTGGATATATCTATGCAGGTAAGAAGTGCTGGCTTTAAAATCGGTGTTATATACGATGTGCTTTTGGAGCATATTTCAGCTGGTCAGTTAAATTCTGAATGGCTTCGCTCGGCAAGATTATTTTATAGAAAATGGAAAGAACAATTGCCAATATTCACATATGAGTTAACAGCTAAAGAAAGACGGTGCTTGGAGTACAGTAATCTAAAAGTTATGTCTGGTATTCTGTCATCTAATCATATTTCTATGATTTCATATTTTACTTGTAAGGAAATATTATATTTGTTGAAATGGTGTCCTAAAGGTTTTATTAAAGTAGTGAAATCTTGGGCTACAAGTTAA
- a CDS encoding MAC/perforin domain-containing protein yields MKKLYYLLGVLPILYSCLEAELPEVNSLSPDVMTRLAGDEKYDVLGFGYDVTGEYLHPMSVKNPVLDIAKYENDSKGRLVYGTPSFGYDRMYYGYSSSDYVKNITTETKATYTMNYGSEKDTSFFTANITNNSYLKTEYSYSDKYSFASLDALRNRKYIRINDEVSNLSKYLTLEFKEDLNKLAPERIIERYGTHVLTDFLIGGRYQLMFRSIITNTKDASTKRETVQSGFKVSLGKIGFGYNLEHSETVDNSLAQNNQYKELYVLFYGGKGTNLKYDLEKGTPTNIDIQSWENSVSLENSCLTEITWKETHPIYDFISDPTKKAAIKSAVLKYIAASKINTLELMPLFTYYHDVIGDHCVTTASNIVERFKGWKFLCIEGYILKKQLPGTVALYEYYNELGGDHYVTTIPDIHKKYTHYIMLNLLGYVYKNATIGAIPLIEYYHDDNFNHYTSTNTNIIGNFSGWIRLNSPNAGYIYPAD; encoded by the coding sequence ATGAAGAAACTTTATTACTTGTTGGGAGTATTACCCATTCTTTATTCTTGCTTAGAAGCTGAGCTTCCAGAAGTAAACTCCTTATCACCAGATGTAATGACGAGATTAGCTGGTGATGAAAAGTATGATGTGCTAGGTTTTGGTTATGATGTAACAGGTGAATATTTGCATCCAATGTCAGTGAAGAACCCTGTTTTGGATATAGCAAAATATGAAAATGACTCTAAAGGACGATTAGTTTATGGTACACCATCATTCGGCTATGATAGAATGTATTATGGTTATTCCTCTTCTGATTACGTGAAGAATATAACTACAGAAACAAAAGCCACATATACAATGAATTATGGTAGCGAAAAAGACACATCCTTTTTTACAGCCAACATAACAAATAATTCATATTTAAAGACTGAATATTCATATTCTGATAAATATTCTTTTGCAAGTTTAGACGCTTTAAGAAACCGAAAGTATATACGTATAAACGATGAAGTAAGCAATTTATCAAAATATCTAACACTTGAATTTAAAGAAGATTTAAACAAATTAGCCCCAGAAAGAATCATTGAAAGATATGGAACTCATGTTTTAACAGATTTTCTTATTGGCGGGCGTTACCAATTAATGTTTAGATCTATTATTACTAATACTAAAGATGCCTCAACAAAAAGAGAAACTGTTCAATCGGGCTTCAAAGTATCCTTAGGTAAAATAGGATTTGGATACAATTTAGAACATAGTGAAACAGTTGACAATAGCCTTGCTCAAAATAACCAATACAAAGAATTGTATGTACTATTTTATGGTGGTAAAGGAACAAATTTAAAATATGATTTAGAAAAAGGCACCCCTACCAATATAGACATACAAAGTTGGGAAAATTCCGTTTCATTAGAAAATTCTTGTCTAACAGAGATTACATGGAAAGAAACACATCCCATTTATGACTTTATTTCAGACCCTACCAAAAAAGCTGCTATAAAATCTGCTGTATTGAAATATATTGCAGCATCCAAAATAAATACACTTGAGTTAATGCCATTATTTACATACTACCATGATGTAATTGGAGACCATTGTGTTACAACTGCGTCAAACATTGTAGAACGTTTTAAAGGGTGGAAGTTCCTTTGCATAGAGGGGTATATTTTGAAGAAACAATTACCTGGAACTGTTGCTCTATATGAATATTATAATGAATTAGGTGGAGATCATTATGTTACAACTATACCAGATATACATAAGAAATATACTCATTATATAATGCTCAACCTTTTGGGGTATGTTTACAAAAATGCGACTATTGGCGCAATACCTTTAATAGAATACTATCACGACGACAATTTCAACCATTATACCTCCACCAATACCAATATAATCGGAAACTTTTCAGGCTGGATACGATTAAACAGTCCGAATGCCGGATATATCTATCCAGCCGATTAA
- a CDS encoding MAC/perforin domain-containing protein, which produces MKKSYCLLFFLLLFYSCSEIEDLPNVESSVSNVTTKAAGDGVYDVLGYGYDITDEYMGENSTRLKILDVEAFVKANPNRFDKQFLGVIDQRCFAGANAQSFLSQIITDTNFSGSVGSLPEKKDKEGFFSGTITTGFKTSSKYFYSSKYSFARAEVFKKQRRYLLNTDIGTLSKYLLSSFVEDLNKYSADRIVEMYGTHVLTNIIVGGKYTAYYKSAIIEENSSTEKTEIVSAGAKYNLSNIGLDAHGSWSKTEVEERNKKNSNWECYIKALGGSTSGTTITLVPEQGPTFTINLGAWTESVDDQHSRLFDVNWNATYPIYDLISDPIKKQEIKEAVFRYIDSKKIEILNTSFVYQSYNGKEHYYCTFYSPSYGSGDLIYEAPVFSIYTEQVLETVPLYQYWNGGDHFYSTDYYPGGISGYSFEGPLGYVYTKPHPEAIALYRYFNGVDHFYTTILGYYESYKFESIECYVLPLE; this is translated from the coding sequence ATGAAGAAGTCTTATTGTTTATTGTTTTTTTTGCTTCTTTTCTATTCTTGTTCAGAAATAGAGGATTTACCAAATGTTGAATCTTCAGTGTCAAATGTAACAACAAAGGCGGCCGGAGATGGAGTGTATGATGTATTAGGTTATGGCTATGATATAACCGATGAATACATGGGTGAGAATTCAACAAGGTTGAAAATCTTAGATGTAGAAGCATTTGTGAAAGCAAATCCTAATAGATTTGATAAGCAATTTTTAGGGGTAATTGATCAAAGATGTTTTGCAGGAGCAAATGCGCAATCTTTTTTATCTCAGATAATAACCGATACGAATTTTAGTGGTTCTGTAGGTTCTTTACCAGAGAAAAAGGATAAAGAAGGTTTTTTCTCAGGGACTATAACGACGGGATTCAAAACAAGTTCAAAATATTTTTATTCTTCAAAATACTCATTTGCTAGAGCGGAGGTTTTTAAAAAGCAAAGAAGATATTTGCTGAATACAGATATTGGAACCTTATCTAAATATTTGTTGTCTTCTTTTGTTGAAGATTTAAATAAGTATTCTGCGGATCGAATTGTGGAAATGTATGGAACGCATGTTTTGACTAATATAATAGTTGGAGGAAAATATACTGCATATTATAAATCAGCTATAATAGAAGAGAATAGTAGTACGGAAAAGACAGAGATTGTCAGTGCTGGGGCAAAATATAATCTAAGTAATATTGGACTTGATGCTCACGGTTCATGGAGCAAAACGGAAGTAGAGGAACGCAATAAGAAAAATTCTAATTGGGAATGCTATATTAAAGCTCTTGGTGGTTCTACTTCTGGTACTACTATTACGCTCGTACCCGAACAAGGACCAACTTTTACAATTAATTTGGGAGCATGGACAGAATCGGTTGATGACCAGCATTCTAGATTGTTTGATGTCAACTGGAATGCTACGTATCCTATTTATGATCTAATTTCTGATCCTATAAAGAAGCAGGAAATAAAGGAGGCTGTATTTAGGTATATTGATAGTAAAAAGATAGAAATATTGAATACATCATTTGTTTATCAAAGCTATAATGGCAAAGAGCATTACTATTGCACATTCTATAGCCCATCTTATGGTTCAGGTGATCTTATATATGAAGCCCCTGTTTTTAGTATATATACAGAACAGGTGCTAGAGACTGTGCCTCTTTATCAGTATTGGAATGGGGGAGATCATTTTTACTCAACAGATTATTATCCTGGTGGCATATCTGGATATAGTTTTGAGGGACCATTAGGATATGTATATACTAAGCCGCATCCGGAAGCTATCGCTTTATATAGATATTTTAATGGGGTGGATCATTTTTATACTACTATTCTCGGATATTACGAAAGTTATAAATTTGAGTCTATTGAATGTTATGTGTTGCCATTAGAATAA
- a CDS encoding glycosyltransferase family 2 protein: protein MRRKLIRKYNKFKKWMIPELKWRFSHTKEISYKNVPIVINNFNRVNSLLTLIDGLESRGYSNIYIIDNNSTYPPLLEYYKKCTYPVYMLNKNIGHLAIWETGIYKQFTDSYFAYTDSDLEIHPNCPEDFMEKFILLLKKYPKALKVGFSICIDDLPDCYNLKDQVQEWESQFWQKEIETNVFIAPIDTTFAVYKPYFKGEAIDIQHLYLRTGFPYSVRHLPWYIDNHNLTEEEKYYITHLKKSTHWSEKNRQ, encoded by the coding sequence ATGAGAAGAAAACTTATACGAAAATATAACAAATTTAAGAAATGGATGATTCCAGAATTAAAGTGGCGTTTTAGTCATACCAAAGAAATTTCTTATAAAAATGTTCCTATTGTTATTAATAATTTCAATCGCGTCAATTCACTATTAACCCTAATCGACGGACTAGAATCAAGAGGCTACAGTAATATATATATTATTGATAACAATTCCACTTATCCTCCATTACTGGAATATTATAAAAAGTGTACTTATCCTGTATATATGCTAAACAAAAATATTGGTCACCTAGCTATTTGGGAAACCGGAATTTACAAACAATTTACTGATTCATATTTTGCATACACAGACTCCGACTTAGAAATTCACCCAAATTGCCCAGAAGATTTTATGGAAAAATTCATTCTTTTACTGAAGAAGTACCCTAAAGCACTGAAGGTTGGTTTTTCAATCTGCATTGATGACTTACCTGATTGCTATAACTTAAAAGATCAAGTACAAGAATGGGAAAGCCAATTTTGGCAGAAAGAAATAGAAACTAACGTTTTCATAGCCCCTATAGATACCACCTTCGCTGTATATAAGCCTTACTTTAAGGGAGAAGCAATAGATATCCAACACCTATATTTGCGTACTGGATTTCCTTATTCAGTAAGACACTTACCTTGGTATATAGACAATCATAATTTGACAGAAGAGGAAAAATATTATATTACACACCTAAAGAAGTCTACTCATTGGTCAGAAAAAAACAGGCAATGA